A single genomic interval of Methylobacterium bullatum harbors:
- the ssuC_1 gene encoding Putative aliphatic sulfonates transport permease protein SsuC translates to MSAPAVSAPAVEEGGARRTLPSLARLRQPLLALALPVAMGIAWHWLTVGKPYSLIPPPAEVWAAMVDLAIGGPEGDAFSGTLLTHLVASLARVFGGFSLAALAAVPLGLLIGRVPLARQILDPTLQILRPVPVTAWLPLAMILFGLGPRSAYFLVFLGAFYPILVNTIFGVRSVEPRLFEAAAMLGCRGPAQFARVVLPASLPSIVTGLRLGLGFAWVVIVVGEMTGVPTGLGAIIMEARQLSRTDIVICGMIVIGVAGFVCDRAVMLIGQRLLAWSPSHG, encoded by the coding sequence GTGAGCGCCCCGGCGGTTTCCGCGCCGGCGGTGGAGGAGGGCGGTGCGCGCCGCACGCTCCCGAGCCTCGCGCGCCTGCGTCAGCCCCTTCTCGCGCTCGCTCTGCCGGTGGCCATGGGCATTGCCTGGCATTGGCTCACGGTGGGCAAGCCCTACAGCCTGATCCCGCCGCCCGCCGAGGTCTGGGCGGCGATGGTCGACCTCGCCATCGGCGGACCGGAGGGTGACGCCTTCAGCGGCACGCTGCTCACGCATCTCGTCGCCTCGCTCGCCCGCGTCTTCGGCGGGTTCAGTCTCGCGGCCCTGGCGGCGGTGCCCCTCGGGCTGCTCATCGGCCGGGTTCCGCTGGCGCGCCAGATCCTCGACCCGACCCTGCAGATCCTGCGCCCGGTGCCGGTCACTGCCTGGCTGCCGCTGGCAATGATCCTGTTCGGCCTCGGCCCGCGCTCGGCCTATTTCCTCGTCTTCCTCGGCGCGTTCTACCCGATCCTGGTCAACACCATCTTCGGGGTCCGCTCGGTGGAGCCGCGCCTGTTCGAGGCCGCCGCCATGCTGGGCTGCCGGGGTCCGGCGCAATTCGCCCGCGTGGTCCTGCCGGCTTCCCTGCCATCGATTGTCACGGGGTTGCGCCTCGGCCTCGGCTTCGCCTGGGTGGTGATCGTCGTCGGCGAGATGACCGGCGTTCCCACCGGCCTCGGCGCCATCATCATGGAGGCGCGGCAACTCTCGCGCACCGACATCGTCATCTGCGGAATGATCGTCATCGGCGTCGCCGGCTTCGTCTGCGACCGGGCCGTGATGCTGATCGGCCAGCGCCTCCTCGCCTGGAGCCCCTCCCATGGCTGA
- the mshB gene encoding 1D-myo-inositol 2-acetamido-2-deoxy-alpha-D-glucopyranoside deacetylase, with amino-acid sequence MHADAFLAAAENLPVADLDALTDGRGLVVVAPHPDDESLGCGGLIAEACARGRDVRLVIVSDGCGSHTHSALYPPLRLRALREEETLEAVAALGLAPANVTFLRLPDAGVPSSGPEAQAAADVVASVAKESGAGAVCVTWAHDPHCDHQAAAAIVRLAQPKLGATKAFAYPVWGWTLPQGTEVGGPPSGYRVDVGAHVAAKARAVAAHRSQTTDLISDDPTGFRLAPEMIARFLGPYEIFVSMPADAA; translated from the coding sequence ATGCATGCCGACGCCTTTCTCGCCGCCGCCGAGAATCTCCCCGTGGCGGATCTCGATGCCCTGACCGATGGACGGGGCCTCGTCGTCGTCGCCCCGCATCCGGATGACGAGAGCCTCGGTTGCGGCGGCCTGATCGCCGAGGCTTGCGCGCGCGGGCGCGACGTGCGGCTCGTCATCGTCAGCGACGGCTGCGGCTCGCACACCCATTCCGCCCTCTATCCGCCGCTCCGCCTCCGGGCCCTGCGTGAGGAGGAGACTCTGGAAGCCGTGGCGGCGCTGGGCCTCGCGCCCGCCAACGTCACGTTCCTGCGCTTGCCCGATGCGGGGGTGCCGAGCAGCGGCCCCGAAGCGCAGGCGGCGGCGGATGTGGTGGCGTCCGTGGCCAAGGAATCCGGGGCCGGCGCGGTCTGCGTGACCTGGGCGCACGACCCCCATTGCGATCACCAGGCGGCGGCCGCCATCGTCCGGCTCGCCCAGCCCAAGCTCGGCGCGACGAAGGCCTTCGCCTATCCGGTCTGGGGCTGGACCCTGCCGCAGGGCACGGAAGTCGGCGGTCCTCCGTCGGGCTACCGCGTCGATGTCGGCGCGCATGTGGCGGCGAAGGCGCGGGCCGTGGCGGCGCATCGCTCGCAGACCACCGACCTCATCTCCGACGACCCGACGGGGTTTCGCCTCGCGCCGGAGATGATCGCGCGCTTTCTCGGACCCTACGAGATCTTCGTCTCGATGCCGGCAGACGCCGCGTGA
- the cmpD_1 gene encoding Bicarbonate transport ATP-binding protein CmpD, with protein sequence MAEPTVPILDIRGVSKSFAVQGRTVQALSGANLTVAKGEFICLLGASGCGKSTLLRIVAGFETATGGEALMWGKPIEGPGPSRGMVFQDYGLFPWLTVRDNIGFGPKSRGRPAAEIRDTVERYLALVGLQRFADAHPHQLSGGMKQRVAIARVLANDAEIVLMDEPFGALDAMTRERLQDELLDLWSRTGLTVLFVTHAIEEAIFLADRVVVMSPSPGRIDAIHGIDLARRRDVSSPAFNDVRRMLSAQLHSHHAPVAA encoded by the coding sequence ATGGCTGAGCCCACCGTGCCGATCCTCGACATTCGCGGCGTGTCGAAATCCTTCGCCGTCCAGGGCCGTACGGTCCAGGCCCTGAGCGGCGCCAACCTCACCGTGGCGAAGGGCGAGTTCATCTGCCTGCTCGGTGCTTCGGGTTGCGGCAAGTCCACCCTGCTCCGCATCGTCGCCGGCTTCGAGACGGCCACCGGCGGCGAGGCGCTGATGTGGGGCAAACCCATCGAGGGCCCCGGCCCGAGCCGGGGCATGGTGTTTCAGGATTACGGCCTGTTCCCCTGGCTCACCGTGCGCGACAATATCGGGTTCGGACCGAAATCGCGCGGCCGGCCGGCGGCGGAAATCCGCGACACGGTGGAGCGCTACCTCGCCCTCGTCGGGCTTCAGCGCTTCGCCGACGCCCATCCGCACCAGCTCTCCGGGGGCATGAAGCAGCGGGTCGCCATCGCGCGCGTGCTGGCCAACGATGCCGAGATCGTCCTCATGGACGAGCCGTTCGGGGCGTTGGATGCCATGACCCGCGAGCGGCTGCAGGACGAACTCCTCGACCTGTGGAGCCGCACCGGGTTGACGGTGCTGTTCGTGACCCATGCCATCGAGGAGGCGATCTTCCTCGCCGACCGGGTCGTGGTCATGTCCCCGAGCCCCGGCCGGATCGATGCGATCCACGGAATCGACCTCGCCCGCCGCCGCGACGTATCGAGCCCGGCCTTCAACGACGTTCGTCGGATGCTCTCGGCGCAGCTCCACAGCCACCACGCCCCCGTGGCCGCATGA
- the ssuA_1 gene encoding Putative aliphatic sulfonates-binding protein has product MIRRRTFLAGLGAGALVGPSALRAETPTVIRMGSLKLIHSIAPYFYAQFAPPGVTVEVIPFESPTECKNAVVTKSVDFGTFGIAAGTLGAAAGEPIVVIASTCNRGMAIIAKTGSGIEKVADLKGKRVAIWPGSTQEVFALERMRMEGMGVKDITPVRISFSEMHIALARGDVDAYVGAEPAPGVSLSTGIGTLVEYPYGTEMGSLNMVFGAHRDTLAERPEVVKTMLEIHRKGSDFAQGNRDATVAMAVQKLGQKREAIELSVPNVEFKWKLGEAEVKQAKAYSEHMLAARQIKRLPDFTSFIDTRFVDAMRDS; this is encoded by the coding sequence ATGATTCGTCGTCGCACCTTCCTCGCCGGCCTCGGCGCCGGCGCCCTCGTCGGGCCTTCCGCCTTGCGGGCCGAGACGCCCACCGTGATCCGAATGGGATCGCTGAAGCTGATCCATTCCATCGCGCCGTATTTCTACGCCCAGTTCGCGCCGCCCGGCGTCACCGTGGAGGTGATCCCGTTCGAGAGCCCCACCGAGTGCAAGAATGCGGTGGTGACGAAGTCGGTGGATTTCGGAACGTTCGGGATCGCCGCCGGCACCCTGGGCGCCGCGGCCGGCGAGCCCATCGTCGTCATCGCCTCCACCTGCAATCGCGGCATGGCCATCATCGCCAAGACGGGGTCGGGCATCGAGAAGGTCGCCGACCTCAAGGGCAAGCGCGTGGCGATCTGGCCCGGCTCGACCCAGGAGGTCTTCGCCCTGGAGCGCATGCGCATGGAGGGCATGGGCGTGAAAGACATTACGCCGGTGCGCATCTCCTTCAGCGAGATGCACATCGCCCTCGCGCGCGGCGACGTCGACGCCTATGTGGGCGCCGAACCCGCCCCCGGCGTCAGCCTCTCCACGGGAATCGGCACCCTGGTCGAGTATCCCTACGGCACCGAGATGGGCTCCCTGAACATGGTGTTCGGCGCCCATCGCGACACCCTGGCCGAGCGGCCGGAGGTGGTGAAGACCATGCTGGAGATCCACCGCAAGGGGTCGGATTTCGCGCAAGGCAACCGCGACGCCACCGTGGCGATGGCCGTGCAGAAGCTCGGCCAGAAGCGGGAGGCCATCGAACTCTCCGTGCCCAATGTCGAGTTCAAGTGGAAGCTCGGCGAAGCGGAAGTCAAACAGGCCAAGGCCTATTCCGAACACATGCTGGCGGCCCGGCAGATCAAGCGCCTGCCCGATTTCACCAGCTTCATCGACACCCGCTTCGTCGATGCGATGAGGGATTCGTGA